Proteins from a genomic interval of Daphnia pulex isolate KAP4 chromosome 4, ASM2113471v1:
- the LOC124192889 gene encoding uncharacterized protein LOC124192889 produces MEKSKQHSYLTRRNKAANFEENENPGKKSPALSRIKNVETAEVAKYIMISGYASPPCRQPNTFSQQSESEVVWDLTSPSARKYTVMLSDKKTSTPNQTPTRKRELRPHIARCKKNIVLAEDKNNDVVNELAMLNDLLNKQAQTIMTPPRSAKGSVIDSSELLIDKNKSVLQESLNTSDAFGNDSFFSESVLLSTQALEEEAIGCNPTPSKKKKNESLITPSSSPTNNSTIFVFNQPSPENVARRSFDLDSEELIPNKSLDNFVSPKSVTTKLPVAIDQRAIPLASQPRTLHNSTACVNQSSSSKVGKPSTFNLTEKNIPKPQVNEVKPTYRAGTSIPSLRSNQTPQYANADRNRNVCPDSSRSQKSTLSVQVKPFSGISHGIGITRLVNNPVNNKKPVHQTNFVAPPEKVKSQDPFDDDDDDLLCAMSAVAKEAESQYVPVTCKTEFDDDDDFTQPDVLAFISQIETQAIQTVKSTAELLEEKRQAAIRKREQKLMSRR; encoded by the exons ATGGAGAAAAGCAAACAACATTCTTATTTGACTAGGCGCAACAAGGCAgcaaattttgaagaaaatgaaaatcccgGAAAAAAGTCGCCAGCTTTGTCCAGGATTAAAAATGTCGAAACTGCTGAAGTTGCAAAATACATCATGATTTCTGGATATGCCAGTCCACCTTGTAGGCAGCCGAACACATTTAGCCAGCAAAGCGAAAGTGAAGTCGTATGGGACTTGACTTCACCAAGTGCAAGGAAATATACAGTAATGCTAAGTGATAAAAAGACAAGCACACCAAACCAAACTCCTACCCGTAAAAGGGAGCTGAGACCTCATATTGCTCGATGTAAGAAGAATATTGTGCTTGCAGaagacaaaaataatgatGTAGTGAACGAACTTGCAATGTTAAATGATTTGCTCAATAAACAAGCACAAACAATCATGACTCCCCCTCGTTCTGCCAAAGGAAGTGTCATAGACAGTAGTGAGTTGCtgattgataaaaataaatctgtCTTACAAG AGAGCCTGAATACCAGTGATGCATTTGGCAATGACAGCTTCTTCAGTGAATCAGTACTTTTAAGCACTCAAGCTTTGGAAGAGGAAGCAATTGGTTGTAACCCAACTCcatccaaaaagaagaaaaatgaatctttAATAACTCCATCCTCATCCCCAACAAACAATTCCACTATCTTTGTGTTTAATCAGCCAAGTCCAGAGAATGTTGCTCGTAGAAGTTTTGATTTGGATTCTGAAGAGTTAATTCCAAACAAGAGTCTTGATAATTTTG tatCGCCGAAATCAGTTACCACAAAACTTCCGGTTGCAATAGATCAACGAGCAATACCCTTGGCTTCACAACCCCGAACACTTCACAACTCCACAGCATGTGTTAACCAATCTTCTTCGTCGAAAGTGGGAAAACCCAGCACATTTAAtctaacagaaaaaaatattcctaaACCGCAAGTAAACGAAGTAAAACCAACCTACAGGGCCGGAACGTCAATTCCATCGTTAAGGTCCAACCAAACTCCCCAATATGCCAATGCAGATCGCAATAGAAACGTGTGCCCCGACTCATCTAGATCtcaaaaatcaactttgtctGTTCAAGTGAAACCGTTTTCAGGAATTTCTCACGGCATTGGGATTACAAGACTAGTGAATAATCCAGTCAATAATAAGAAACCAGTTCATCAAACCAATTTTGTTGCGCCACCTGAAAAGGTTAAATCACAAGATCCAtttgatgacgacgacgatgatctTCTTTGTGCAATGAGTGCTGTCGCGAAAGAAGCTGAAAGCCAATATG TGCCAGTAACCTGTAAAACAGAAtttgacgatgacgacgacttTACCCAGCCAGATGTACTGGCGTTTATCAGTCAAATCGAAA CACAAGCAATTCAGACAGTAAAGTCAACAGCCGAactgttggaagaaaaaaggcaagcGGCTATCCGGAAACGCGAACAGAAATTGATGAGCCGCCGTTAA
- the LOC124192890 gene encoding glutenin, high molecular weight subunit DY10-like: MESDRIIFTFFKMFLIFMLLIVSRVNGQHAQPGQQQPIQQQGQVPMQQQVPGQAPIQQQIPIQQQQPIQQQQPIQGQVPMQQVPMQQQVPMPQQVPMPQQVPMPQQVPMQQQIPMQGQVPMQQMPIQGQVPMQQMHPGQVPMQQMHPGQVPMQQMHPGQVPMMPIHPGQGQMPPQPHPGQPPIHIAQPPMTMPLFDENADDAPAVAMEYKVHVDPGKEECYFQFVQKGATIYVSFQVLRGGDGMAGFAIRNPSGQLVHPYQWKPASEFQEVSPTGGYYGICVDNQFSRFAAKLVNLYITTFRYDQWEKFTQELKDIDVSAENCTNILQGVDKRIQGILQMQQLARSREARDYNLLLDNETYVQNWSIAQCVVVIACFVVQVYFVKKLFETKNSGRGRI, encoded by the exons ATGGAATCGGACCGgataatttttactttttttaaaatgtttttaatttttatgctCTTAATTGTATCTCGTGTAAATGGACAACATGCTCAACCTGGGCAGCAACAACCAATCCAACAACAAGGACAA GTACCGATGCAGCAACAAGTTCCAGGACAAGCTCCGATACAACAGCAAATTCCgatacaacagcaacaaccaatacaacagcaacaaccaatCCAAGGACAAGTTCCGATGCAGCAAGTACCTATGCAACAACAAGTACCTATGCCACAGCAAGTACCTATGCCACAGCAAGTACCTATGCCACAGCAAGTACCTATGCAACAGCAAATACCAATGCAAGGACAAGTACCGATGCAGCAAATGCCAATCCAAGGACAAGTACCGATGCAGCAAATGCATCCTGGTCAGGTTCCCATGCAACAAATGCATCCTGGTCAGGTTCCCATGCAACAAATGCATCCTGGCCAAGTACCGATGATGCCGATTCATCCTGGCCAAGGGCAAATGCCTCCTCAACCACATCCAGGTCAACCGCCAATCCATATTGCACAGCCTCCTATGACCATGCCACTCTTTGATGAAAATGCTGATGATGCTCCTGCTGTTGCCATGGAATACAAGGTTCATGTTGATCCTGGAAAAGAGGAGTGTTATTTCCAATTTGTCCAGAAAGGCGCAACTATTTATGTCAGCTTTCAG GTTCTTCGTGGAGGAGATGGTATGGCTGGATTTGCAATAAGAAACCCTAGCGGCCAGTTAGTTCATCCTTATCAATGGAAACCTGCATCTGAGTTCCAAGAAGTATCACCTACTGGTGGATATTATGGGATCTGTGTGGACAATCAGTTCTCTCGATTTGCTGCCAAATTAGTCAATCTTTATATCACAACCTTCAG gTATGACCAATGGGAAAAATTTACTCAGGAACTAAAAGATATTGACGTTAGTGCCGAAAACTGCACA AATATACTTCAAGGCGTCGATAAACGAATTCAAGGAATTTTACAAATGCAGCAATTGGCCAGAAGCAGAGAAGCCCGTGACTACAATCTTCTATTGGATAACGAGACTTACGTGCAAAATTGGTCTATTGCTCAGTGCGTCGTGGTTATTGCTTGCTTTGTTGTACAGGTTTACTTTGTTAAGAAACTTTTTGAAACTAAAAACAGTGGTAGAGGAAGGATCTAG